GCGGTAAGTTTATGTTAGAGAAAAAAACACGTAACGGTAAGATGCTTGTCTGCCAAGATCCAACATGCGGTACGAAGAAGAATGTTCAGCGTAAAACAAATGCGCGTTGCCCAGAATGTAAGAAAAAGCTGACGCTGCACGGCAAAGGGCCAAAAGCAATGTATAGTTGTGTGTGTGGATTTAGAGAAACACAAGAACAGATGGATAAACGCTTCAAATCGAAGAAGACAGGAAAAGTATCAAAAAAAGAAATCAATAAATATATGAAGAAAGAAGAGCCAATCAATAACCCTTTTGCTGATGCACTGAAAAACTTAAATTTATAGTTAGACTTAAATATTTATTGTTCAATACTTCACAAATTGTTAAAATAGAAGTGAATAAAAAATATGGAGGCGCAATTATGGAAAAAGTAAAACAAAAGATGAATCTCAAACCGATTTGGATTGTTTTAAGCTTTCTTGTATTGATTACGATCGTTTTATTACCGACTCCTGCTTCTTTACCAGTTATGGGTAAGATGGCACTTGCGATTCTTGCTTTTGCTGTTATCATGTGGGTTACTGAAGCTGTAAGTTACCCTGTTTCCAGTACGATGATTGTTGCTTTAATCATCATGCTTATTGGATTCAGTCCGATTGAGAAACTTGGTCCATCAATGGGAAATCCAATGGCTGCAGGTAAACCATTAGCGGAGGATGCCTTGTTCGGTACACAGAATGCATTGAAACTTGCATTTAGTGGATTTTCAAGTTCGGCAGTAGCACTCGTTGCAGCTGCGCTCTTCTTAGCGACAGCTATGCAAGTGACAAACTTGCATAAACGTCTCGCACTTTTAGTCCTTTCGATAGTAGGGAATAAAACGAATGCAGTTGTCGCAGGTTCTATCATTGTTTCCATCATTCTTGCATTTTTCGTTCCTTCAGCAACTGCACGTGCAGGCGCTGTCGTACCGATTCTGTTAGGTATGGTTACTGCGTTTGGGGCTAAGAAAGAATCCCGTCTCGCAGCATTACTTGTGATAACCGCTGTTCAAGCCGTGTCTATATGGAATATCGGTATTAAGACTGGAGCCGCTCAAAATATGGTCGCAATGGGCTTTATCAATAAAACATTCAACCAAGATATTTCATGGGGACAGTGGTTTATGTATGCAGCACCATGGTCGATTATTATGTCGATTGTCCTATACTTCGTCATGATCAATGTCATAAAACCTGAAACGAAAGAAATTGAAGGTGGTAAGGAACTTATAAAAGCGCAGCTTGCAGAACTTGGGCCGGTAACACCGAAAGAATGGCGATTAATTGCAATATCAGTAGCCTTGCTCTTATTCTGGGCAACTGAAGGTAAGTTCCATCCGATTGATTCTTCATCGATTACTTTAATTGCATTAGCCATCATGCTTACGCCGAAGATCGGTGTGTTCTCGTGGAGTGATGTAGAGAAATTGATTCCTTGGGGAACAATTATTGTATTTGCAATTGGGATATCATTGGGGAACTTATTGCTGCAGACGACTGGTGCTCAGTGGCTAAGTGACAAAACGTTTGGTCTTATGGGCTTAGAACATTTGCCATTAATTGCAACAATAGCTTTAATTACATTATTCAATATTCTGATTCACTTAGGCTTTGCGAGTGCAACAAGTTTATCTAGTGCACTTATTCCAGTATTTATTGCACTTACAAGTACGTTAGGGTTAAAGGATAATGCAATTGGATTCGTATTAATACAACAATTTGTCATTAGTTTTGGCTTCCTGCTTCCAGTATCAGCACCGCAAAATATGCTTGCATACGGTACAGGCACATTTACGGTTAAAGATTTCCTGAAGTCAGGTATTCCTTTAACAGTTATAGGTTACTTGCTTATCCTGCTCTTTAGTGCAACGTACTGGAAATGGATTGGATTAATATAATAAGAAAAGAAAGATGCTGAGACAAATGTCTCAGCATCTTTTTAAGCTTCTTGAGATAAGATTTTCATATCTTTTGCATCAAGTTCAAATTCTTTTGATTTACCATCTTGACCTTTTAGCTCAACGTTGTATTTAAATTTACCGTCATCATGATCAAGTGACCATTCTTTAATATCACCATCATATACTTTTTGAGCAGCTTTTATAATTTTATCAATAGGAGCAAACTCACCATAATCAAATGTTTTTTCATTATCTTGATCATCTTCTACTTCAGAAGAGATAATTTTGTTTTGTTCGGCGTTTACTTTAATTTCATGGGTCTTTTTATTTGTATCTATCAACGAGATTGCGTATACCCATTGACCCATATCACGGTCGAATGAAATACTTTCTAAATCACCAGGAACTTTCTTTTGAGCTGTTTTAATCGCGTCTTCTGGTAAAACTTTAATGTCATCTAATTTGATAGAAGCTTCATCTTTGTCATTATCATCATCTGCTTCAGTAACTTCATCTTTATTATCCACATCATCTGAATCTTCTACGCTGCTAGTGCCTTCTTGCTTTGCGTCATTCTCTTCATCATTGTTATCATCTTTATCATTCGTATCTGTCGCTTTAGTATCAGTAGTTTCTGATTGCTGTTCTGATTTCGTTTCATCTTTTGGAGATTTTTCAACATCATTTGTGTCATTATTACAAGCAGCAAGTGCTAAAGTTGAAGATAGAATTAAACTTAAAATTTTAAATTTCATATTTATTACGCCTCCTTAAAATATTTATTTATATAATTCCCTAAATATTGGTTGGTAAACAAAGTGCAGAATTTTATAACGCATAAGCATATTAAATGTGATGTTTATAAAAGATATTGATTTTTCCGAACGTTGAGATTAGACTATACAAGTATAAAAATTAAAAAAGGGAAGTGCACAATGAGAAATTATTTTAAATTTGATGAATTAGGCACGAGTTATAAGCGAGAGATACTCGGAGGCTTGACGACGTTTCTATCGATGGCATACATATTAGCGGTCAATCCTGCAATGTTATCACTTGCTGGTGTTGAAGGTATTCCGGATAGTATGCGCATGGATGCTGGAGCAGTATTTGTAGCAACAATTCTTGCATCAATCGTCGGCTGCTTATTTATGGGATTGATTGCAAACTACCCAATTGCATTAGCTCCTGGTATGGGACTAAATGCATTCTTCGCATTCACGGTTGTATTACAGTACAATATTCCATGGCAGACAGGTTTAACAGGTGTGCTGTTCTCAGGGATATTCTTTGCATTACTGACGATGACTGGTTTGCGTGAAACCATCATCAACGCAATACCTTTTGAACTAAAGATGGCAGTATCTGCTGGTATCGGTCTTTTTATTACTTTCGTAGGTTTAAAAGGTGCAGGTATTGTAAAAGGGAATGAAGCAACTTTAGTATCGTTAGGAAATATCCATGATCCGCATGTATTATTAGCGGTTGGTGGTATCGCATTAACAATTATTCTTATGGCAAAGCGTGTTCCAGGAAGTATCTTTATCGGTATGGTATTAACAGCAGTATTTGGTATGCTCTTTGGGCTCATTGATGCACCGAAGCAAATTGTCGGTTCAGTACCGAGTATCGAACCAACATTCGGTAAAGCTTTCGATGCATTCGCACATCCAGAACAAATCTTTAACCTGCAATTTTTAGTGGTTGTATTAACATTCTTGTTTATTGACTTCTTTGATACTGCAGGTACATTAGTCGCTGTAGCAACGCAGGCTAATCTAGTGAAAGATAATAAATTGCCACGTGCAGGACGTTCTTTATTTGCAGATTCATTAGCAACAATTGTAGGTGCTATTTTCGGTACATCTACGACAACGTCTTATATTGAATCTTCAGCTGGAGTAGCAGTAGGTGCAAGAACAGGGTTTGCAAGTGTGATTACAGCATTATGTTTCGCCTTAGCACTTTTCTTCTCACCGCTTATGTCGGTTGTTACGAGTGCTGTAACGGCACCTGCTTTAGTGATCGTAGGTGTATTAATGGTAGCGAACTTAAATAAAATTGAGTGGCACAAGTTTGAAATTGCAGTCCCTGCATTTTTAACGATTATTATGATGCCACTTACGTATTCAATCGCTACAGGTATTGCTTGCGGATTTATCTTCTATCCGATTACGATGCTTATGGCAAACCGCAGAAAAGAAATTCATCCAATTATGTATTTCATGGCAGTCGTATTTATTTTGTACTTTATCTTTATACAGCATTAAATGTAAGGAGAGGCTAGGACAGAAGTGTTCTGCCACAAGCAAGAACCGAACAAAACTAATAAATCGTTCTTTGATTTATAGTTTTTGTTCGGTTTTTATCGTAGGGGCAACTTCTGTTCCGCCGTTTAAGCTGTTAAACAGAAGAGGGCTGAGACTTATGTCTCACCCTCTCCTGATTTTTATTTTTCTCTTTTGTATTCTCTGACAGTTTCACCACTACGGTAAGGATTGTAATAAGTTGTATTACCTCTATATTCCCTTGTATTGATAACAATGAAGATATAGGCAATCATCAAGAAAGTCATTAACCAGTGCATAAACATACCGAGTACGGGGAAGAAAGCAACAGCATTGGCTATTATTCCAGTGAGTGCGATCACAGATAACGGT
Above is a window of Macrococcoides canis DNA encoding:
- a CDS encoding SLC13 family permease, producing MEKVKQKMNLKPIWIVLSFLVLITIVLLPTPASLPVMGKMALAILAFAVIMWVTEAVSYPVSSTMIVALIIMLIGFSPIEKLGPSMGNPMAAGKPLAEDALFGTQNALKLAFSGFSSSAVALVAAALFLATAMQVTNLHKRLALLVLSIVGNKTNAVVAGSIIVSIILAFFVPSATARAGAVVPILLGMVTAFGAKKESRLAALLVITAVQAVSIWNIGIKTGAAQNMVAMGFINKTFNQDISWGQWFMYAAPWSIIMSIVLYFVMINVIKPETKEIEGGKELIKAQLAELGPVTPKEWRLIAISVALLLFWATEGKFHPIDSSSITLIALAIMLTPKIGVFSWSDVEKLIPWGTIIVFAIGISLGNLLLQTTGAQWLSDKTFGLMGLEHLPLIATIALITLFNILIHLGFASATSLSSALIPVFIALTSTLGLKDNAIGFVLIQQFVISFGFLLPVSAPQNMLAYGTGTFTVKDFLKSGIPLTVIGYLLILLFSATYWKWIGLI
- a CDS encoding PepSY domain-containing protein, with translation MKFKILSLILSSTLALAACNNDTNDVEKSPKDETKSEQQSETTDTKATDTNDKDDNNDEENDAKQEGTSSVEDSDDVDNKDEVTEADDDNDKDEASIKLDDIKVLPEDAIKTAQKKVPGDLESISFDRDMGQWVYAISLIDTNKKTHEIKVNAEQNKIISSEVEDDQDNEKTFDYGEFAPIDKIIKAAQKVYDGDIKEWSLDHDDGKFKYNVELKGQDGKSKEFELDAKDMKILSQEA
- a CDS encoding NCS2 family permease, with product MRNYFKFDELGTSYKREILGGLTTFLSMAYILAVNPAMLSLAGVEGIPDSMRMDAGAVFVATILASIVGCLFMGLIANYPIALAPGMGLNAFFAFTVVLQYNIPWQTGLTGVLFSGIFFALLTMTGLRETIINAIPFELKMAVSAGIGLFITFVGLKGAGIVKGNEATLVSLGNIHDPHVLLAVGGIALTIILMAKRVPGSIFIGMVLTAVFGMLFGLIDAPKQIVGSVPSIEPTFGKAFDAFAHPEQIFNLQFLVVVLTFLFIDFFDTAGTLVAVATQANLVKDNKLPRAGRSLFADSLATIVGAIFGTSTTTSYIESSAGVAVGARTGFASVITALCFALALFFSPLMSVVTSAVTAPALVIVGVLMVANLNKIEWHKFEIAVPAFLTIIMMPLTYSIATGIACGFIFYPITMLMANRRKEIHPIMYFMAVVFILYFIFIQH